In Ostrinia nubilalis chromosome 6, ilOstNubi1.1, whole genome shotgun sequence, the genomic window AAAACTTctttaatattagttttattttttagaaaatatactGAAACTTTTCTTGAATAATCATCTATGAAAGTGATGAAGTACCTGGCTCCACCCATAGATGGCGTTTCCATGGGTCCACACAAGTCTGAGTGTATCAGTTCAAGAGGTGCAGTAGCCCTGGAGCCTATATTTTTAAAAGGAAGTCTTGTCTGTTTACCTTTCAAACATGGaatgcaattattattattactgtcattagtgttaattatttttacacccTCTGTACACAATGGCAATTTATTAACATCATTGTAGTTAAGATGTCCCATTCTACGGTGCCATACATCTATATTCTGTTCATGTGAAGTTGACAAATATGCATTTCCTTTGACAATGTTCAATTTGTACATATTATTAATCAGCCTAGCCGTtgctactaatgttttttctgaATTATATATTTCACAGCCAGCTTCATGAAATATTACTTTACAGCCATTTTTTACCAACTGACTGACAGACAACAAGTTAGTGCTTAATTTTGGAACATATAAAATATCTCTCACCTGTATGTGATTTATCTTGCCATTTTCACCAATCAAATCCAGATTAACATTACCAATTTTCTCCACGGCAACTGATGTATTGTTAGCAACCTTTATATTTTGTATCGGAGGTGCCCGGACATCATACATACAGTCAGGCATGTTAGTCATATGTAAAGATGCTCCAGAATCTACATACCATTCCACACTGTTCATATTTTCATGAGCTGCTGAAAATACTGCTGCAAaacctttattattattattattcttctttttgttaTTACAGAACTTACTCATGTGTCCATACTTATTGCAGTTGTAGCAACGGGGGCCTGCTGGTTTATTATGCTGATTGCTGTTATAATTTTGTCGGGGGGTAGATTTGTGCTTTGTATAAAGAACAGAGACATTAGACTCCTTAACTTCTTGCAtgagttttgttttaattgagTCTGTGCTTATCTTTATGCCTGAGCTTTCTAATCCCATGATCATAGGTTTGTATTGTTCCGGCAAACCTGCTAACATCAGCGTGCCCAACCATTCATCATCGACATTAAATCCAATGTTTCTCAATTTGTGAGCGGTGCTTACTATTTTATTGACATATTCTTCTATATTAGAACATCCTTCTAATGTGGTATTGACCAGGTCACGGAGTAACCCCACTTTTCTTGTTAAACCTGAATCTTCAAAAGCGTTTCGTAGATTTTGCCATACTTCTTTGGAAGTTTGAGCATCTTGGACGTGTATATAATTTACCGGGTCCACAAGTAGAATTATCTTGGTCTTTGCTTTGAGATCTAGCTTCGGATTTACCGTTACGCCATCGGCAGGTTCAACGCATTCCCACAACTCTTCGTGTTGTAAAAATGTCTGTACTGCAAATTTCC contains:
- the LOC135072971 gene encoding uncharacterized protein LOC135072971, whose translation is MAMNNVQIDKLLGRENYCTWKFAVQTFLQHEELWECVEPADGVTVNPKLDLKAKTKIILLVDPVNYIHVQDAQTSKEVWQNLRNAFEDSGLTRKVGLLRDLVNTTLEGCSNIEEYVNKIVSTAHKLRNIGFNVDDEWLGTLMLAGLPEQYKPMIMGLESSGIKISTDSIKTKLMQEVKESNVSVLYTKHKSTPRQNYNSNQHNKPAGPRCYNCNKYGHMSKFCNNKKKNNNNNKGFAAVFSAAHENMNSVEWYVDSGASLHMTNMPDCMYDVRAPPIQNIKVANNTSVAVEKIGNVNLDLIGENGKINHIQVQVSSIKRPHHIRRSKMASPSG